A region of Streptomyces halobius DNA encodes the following proteins:
- the polA gene encoding DNA polymerase I, which yields MAAKAAKKSETTGSAAAAGGRPHLLLMDGHSMAYRAFFALPVENFTTATGQPTNAIYGFASMLANTLRDEAPTHFAVAFDVSRKTWRSAEFADYKANRSKTPDEFKGQVELIGELLDAMRVKRFAVDGYEADDVIATLTEQATAQGFEVSIVTGDRDAFQLVSGDVTVLYPTKGVSELTRFTPEKVTEKYGLTPDQYPDFAALRGDPSDNLPGIPGVGEKTATKWINQFGSFAQLVERADEVKGKAGQNLREHLEAVKLNRRLTEMVRDVELPCGPEALTRQAYDREALKVFLNALEIRNQGLRDRLHAVDPGAEEAAEEAAPAAGVEVDGTVLGTGELAPWLAEHGSGPLGVATVDVWTLGSGSVAEVALAAPDGPAAWFDPSQLDEADERAFAAWSADATRTKVMHNAKGLMRVFGEHGWRIDGVSMDTALAAYLVKPGRRSFALDALSIEYLGRDLAPAAAGDGQLAFGADEEAEADALMGQARTVLDLGVAFETKLAEVGAAELLREVELPTSALLARMERAGIAADRGWLERMEQQFAGAVQQAVKEAHAAAGHEFNLGSPKQLQEVLFGELGLPKTKKTKTGYTTDADALAWLAAQTDNELPVIMLRHREQAKLRTTVEGLIKTIGADGRIHTTFNQTVAATGRLSSTDPNLQNIPVRTDEGRAIRRGFVVGEGYESLLTADYSQIELRVMAHLSEDEGLIEAFTSGEDLHTTVASQVFSVPKQQVDAEMRRKIKAMSYGLAYGLSAFGLSQQLGIQPDEARKLMDNYFERFGGVRDYLRRVVDEARATGYTQTVLGRRRYLPDLNSDNRQRREMAERMALNAPIQGTAADIVKIAMLKVDVALRKAKLDSRLLLQVHDEIVVEVAPGEREKVEELVRREMAGAVELSAPLDVSVGSGKDWESAAH from the coding sequence GTGGCAGCAAAGGCAGCGAAGAAGAGCGAAACGACCGGCAGCGCGGCAGCGGCGGGCGGCCGCCCCCACCTGCTCCTGATGGACGGGCATTCCATGGCGTACCGGGCGTTCTTCGCCCTGCCCGTGGAGAATTTCACCACCGCCACGGGACAACCGACCAACGCGATCTACGGCTTCGCGTCGATGCTCGCGAACACCCTGCGCGACGAGGCGCCCACGCATTTCGCGGTGGCGTTCGACGTCTCGCGCAAGACCTGGCGGTCCGCGGAGTTCGCGGACTACAAGGCGAACCGCTCCAAGACCCCCGACGAGTTCAAGGGCCAGGTCGAGCTGATCGGTGAGCTGCTCGACGCGATGCGGGTCAAGCGGTTCGCGGTGGACGGCTACGAGGCCGACGACGTCATCGCGACGCTCACGGAGCAGGCCACCGCCCAGGGCTTCGAGGTCTCGATCGTCACCGGCGACCGCGACGCCTTCCAGCTGGTCTCCGGGGACGTCACCGTCCTCTACCCCACCAAGGGAGTCTCGGAGCTGACCCGCTTCACCCCCGAGAAGGTCACCGAGAAGTACGGCCTGACCCCTGACCAGTACCCGGACTTCGCGGCGCTGCGCGGCGACCCGTCCGACAACCTCCCCGGCATCCCCGGCGTCGGCGAGAAGACCGCCACGAAGTGGATCAACCAGTTCGGTTCGTTCGCGCAGCTGGTGGAGCGCGCCGACGAGGTCAAGGGCAAGGCGGGCCAGAACCTCCGGGAGCACTTGGAGGCGGTGAAGCTCAACCGCCGGCTGACGGAGATGGTGCGCGATGTCGAGCTGCCCTGCGGCCCGGAGGCGCTCACCCGCCAGGCGTACGACCGTGAGGCGCTGAAGGTGTTCCTCAACGCCCTGGAGATCCGCAACCAGGGCCTGCGGGACCGGCTGCACGCCGTCGACCCCGGTGCGGAGGAGGCCGCCGAGGAGGCGGCGCCGGCCGCCGGCGTCGAGGTCGACGGCACGGTTCTCGGCACCGGCGAGCTCGCCCCCTGGCTGGCCGAGCACGGATCGGGCCCCCTCGGCGTCGCCACCGTCGACGTCTGGACGCTGGGCAGCGGCAGCGTCGCCGAGGTGGCGCTGGCCGCCCCGGACGGCCCGGCCGCCTGGTTCGACCCGTCCCAGCTGGACGAGGCCGACGAACGGGCCTTCGCGGCCTGGAGCGCGGACGCCACCCGGACCAAGGTGATGCACAACGCCAAGGGCCTGATGCGGGTCTTCGGCGAACACGGCTGGCGGATCGACGGCGTCTCCATGGACACCGCGCTCGCCGCCTATCTGGTCAAGCCCGGCCGCCGCTCCTTCGCGCTGGACGCCCTCTCCATCGAATACCTGGGCCGCGATCTGGCCCCGGCGGCGGCCGGCGACGGGCAGCTGGCCTTCGGCGCCGACGAGGAGGCCGAGGCGGACGCCCTGATGGGGCAGGCGCGTACGGTCCTGGACCTGGGCGTCGCGTTCGAGACCAAGCTCGCCGAGGTCGGCGCCGCCGAGCTGCTGCGCGAGGTGGAGCTGCCGACCAGCGCGCTGCTGGCCCGGATGGAGCGGGCGGGCATCGCCGCCGACCGCGGCTGGCTGGAGCGGATGGAGCAGCAGTTCGCGGGCGCGGTGCAGCAGGCCGTCAAGGAAGCGCATGCCGCCGCGGGCCATGAATTCAACCTCGGCTCGCCCAAGCAGCTGCAGGAAGTCCTCTTCGGCGAACTGGGCCTGCCCAAGACCAAGAAGACCAAGACCGGTTACACCACCGACGCCGACGCCCTGGCCTGGCTCGCCGCGCAGACCGACAACGAACTGCCGGTGATCATGCTCCGCCACCGTGAGCAGGCCAAACTGCGCACCACGGTGGAGGGGCTGATCAAGACCATCGGCGCGGACGGCCGCATCCACACCACCTTCAACCAGACGGTGGCCGCCACCGGCCGGCTGTCCTCCACGGATCCCAACCTGCAGAACATCCCGGTGCGCACGGACGAGGGCCGGGCGATCCGCCGCGGTTTCGTCGTCGGCGAGGGCTACGAATCGCTGCTGACGGCCGACTACAGCCAGATCGAGCTGCGGGTGATGGCGCACCTCTCGGAGGACGAGGGCCTGATCGAGGCATTCACCTCCGGCGAGGATCTGCACACCACGGTCGCTTCCCAGGTCTTCTCCGTCCCCAAGCAACAGGTGGACGCGGAGATGCGCCGCAAGATCAAGGCGATGTCCTACGGCCTGGCGTACGGTCTGTCGGCGTTCGGCCTGTCCCAGCAGCTGGGCATCCAGCCCGATGAGGCCCGCAAGCTGATGGACAACTACTTCGAGCGGTTCGGCGGGGTGCGCGACTACCTCCGGCGCGTCGTCGATGAGGCCCGCGCCACCGGCTATACGCAGACGGTCCTCGGCCGCCGCCGCTATCTGCCCGATCTCAACAGCGACAACCGTCAGCGCCGCGAGATGGCCGAGCGGATGGCGCTCAACGCCCCGATCCAGGGAACCGCCGCCGACATCGTCAAGATCGCGATGCTGAAGGTCGACGTGGCACTGCGCAAGGCGAAGCTGGACTCCCGGCTGCTGCTCCAGGTCCATGACGAAATCGTGGTCGAGGTGGCCCCCGGCGAACGCGAGAAGGTCGAGGAGCTGGTCCGCCGCGAGATGGCGGGGGCGGTCGAGCTGAGCGCCCCACTGGATGTCTCGGTCGGCTCCGGCAAGGACTGGGAGTCGGCGGCGCACTGA
- a CDS encoding DUF4184 family protein, with the protein MPFTLSHAAAVLPAIRRTGVARGPLVASALVAGSFAPDMTYFAATLVPGAMRFGDVTHGLPGVLTMDVLVTVVLVGGWLLLREPLLALPPRAWQGRAYGFVLGRPWNPRGPRQLATLAGWFYVSAALGSATHVVWDAFTHPGRWGTRLVPGLDDVVGGLPVYTYVQYGTSAVALAGIGWFLWTGLRDAGARGAVGSARDAMGPAPGAVETARGAVDTEAIPALTVRMRLLLTAPVALCVLLGAVHRTLRAYAVYGGMASWFDYVPTVLFGAGAGLTIALPCYAVAVRLLHRRARRPRAAGSGEPGQPAILAPERPRAVSRSGAKSPSGTAAGEGAGPGTATAE; encoded by the coding sequence ATGCCGTTCACGCTCAGCCATGCCGCTGCCGTGCTTCCGGCCATCCGCCGGACGGGCGTGGCGCGCGGTCCGCTGGTCGCCTCGGCGCTTGTCGCCGGGTCGTTCGCGCCGGACATGACGTATTTCGCGGCCACGCTGGTGCCGGGCGCCATGCGGTTCGGCGACGTGACGCATGGTCTGCCCGGCGTGCTGACCATGGATGTGCTGGTCACGGTGGTACTCGTCGGCGGCTGGCTGCTGCTGCGCGAACCGCTGCTGGCCCTGCCGCCCAGGGCATGGCAGGGGCGGGCGTACGGGTTTGTCCTGGGCCGCCCCTGGAATCCGCGCGGCCCCCGTCAACTCGCCACACTGGCAGGGTGGTTCTACGTCTCGGCGGCGCTCGGTTCCGCGACGCATGTGGTGTGGGACGCGTTCACCCACCCGGGCCGCTGGGGGACCCGGCTGGTTCCCGGCCTGGACGATGTGGTGGGCGGTCTGCCGGTTTACACGTACGTGCAGTACGGCACCTCGGCGGTTGCGCTGGCGGGGATCGGCTGGTTCCTGTGGACGGGGCTGCGAGACGCGGGCGCGCGGGGTGCCGTGGGCTCGGCACGAGATGCCATGGGCCCGGCACCTGGCGCCGTGGAGACCGCGCGGGGTGCCGTGGATACCGAGGCCATCCCCGCGCTGACCGTCCGGATGCGGCTGCTGCTGACCGCGCCGGTTGCGTTGTGCGTTCTCCTCGGCGCCGTGCACCGGACACTACGGGCATACGCCGTCTACGGCGGCATGGCGTCGTGGTTCGACTATGTGCCGACGGTGCTCTTCGGTGCGGGCGCGGGCCTCACCATCGCACTGCCCTGCTACGCGGTGGCCGTACGGCTGCTGCACCGCAGGGCGCGTCGGCCCCGGGCGGCCGGCAGTGGCGAACCGGGGCAGCCGGCGATACTTGCGCCGGAGCGGCCCCGCGCCGTGTCCCGGTCGGGCGCCAAGTCCCCGTCCGGTACCGCGGCAGGGGAGGGGGCGGGCCCCGGGACGGCCACCGCTGAGTGA
- a CDS encoding lytic transglycosylase, translated as MAATFRRRFLRGAASTVVVALAWAALTASQAPGATGRERDPAPPPADTSIDGGSTYYTDLPPLNSPVPPRSPDHPDGDGSDNRDDSDSSGTGPAEAGIPATVLAAYKKAASRLAGAAPGCRLSWQLLASIGKVESGQAHGGAVDSGGTTFRPILGPQLNGHGFARIADTDGGRYDGDRTHDRAVGPMQFIPSTWSNGGPDGGGWGADGNGDGEKDPNNIFDAALGAGRYLCSGGRDLTAQRDLNRAILGYNNSTDYLRTVLSWYAFYREGTYEVPDGKGVLPVRRAGSGSEGGRSGHGDGKGDGPGAHHAQAADKPRKPGEGGKPGKGGTPGKGNVPGNAGKSAAPGRPSKPGAPGTAAKPGEPDAGTTPQPTPTLPTPPTTPTPAPTPTPKPPTSPTTPTNPAPLTVLERVGDKDLTATAGAEFATSPQVRAVDAAGKPVAGIPVRFLLTGTTDARFPGDATAVTVTSGEDGLATAPTMRAGDRPGSFTVRAQAEGRPLPAVAFGMTVQAGPAPKADTLTRTSDEELTATAGGAFPDDAVDIKATYRGKAAAGVAVTATMVADDQEQPVENDKGPYVKDPEATGADRHEPLRALTTLTTDDNGLLTLPKIHTDTHTGTFLLRLTTADGAVLTVELNVAPPADG; from the coding sequence ATGGCAGCCACATTCCGACGACGGTTCCTGAGGGGAGCGGCCTCAACGGTCGTGGTGGCGCTGGCGTGGGCCGCACTGACCGCCTCCCAGGCGCCGGGCGCCACCGGACGGGAGCGGGACCCGGCCCCGCCGCCCGCCGACACGTCCATCGACGGCGGATCGACCTACTACACCGACCTGCCGCCCCTCAACAGCCCCGTTCCGCCCCGCAGTCCGGACCACCCGGACGGCGACGGCAGTGACAACAGGGACGACAGCGACAGCAGCGGCACCGGCCCCGCCGAGGCGGGCATCCCCGCCACGGTCCTGGCCGCGTACAAGAAGGCCGCGTCCCGCCTTGCCGGGGCCGCTCCGGGCTGCCGCCTGTCCTGGCAGCTGCTCGCCTCGATCGGCAAGGTGGAGTCCGGGCAGGCACACGGCGGAGCGGTCGATTCCGGGGGTACCACTTTCCGGCCGATCCTCGGCCCGCAGCTCAACGGCCACGGCTTCGCGCGTATCGCCGACACCGACGGCGGCCGCTATGACGGCGACCGCACCCATGACCGCGCCGTGGGCCCGATGCAGTTCATCCCGTCCACTTGGTCCAACGGCGGCCCCGACGGGGGTGGTTGGGGCGCCGACGGCAACGGCGACGGCGAGAAGGACCCCAACAACATCTTCGACGCGGCACTCGGCGCCGGCCGCTATCTCTGCAGCGGCGGCCGCGATCTGACGGCGCAGCGCGACCTGAACCGGGCGATCCTCGGCTACAACAACTCCACGGACTATCTGCGGACGGTGCTGTCCTGGTACGCGTTCTACCGCGAGGGCACGTACGAGGTACCGGACGGCAAGGGCGTGCTCCCGGTACGCCGGGCCGGCTCGGGGAGCGAGGGCGGTCGCAGCGGCCACGGTGACGGGAAGGGTGACGGCCCGGGGGCACACCACGCTCAGGCTGCCGACAAGCCGCGCAAGCCGGGGGAGGGTGGCAAGCCAGGGAAGGGCGGCACACCGGGGAAGGGCAACGTGCCCGGGAACGCCGGCAAGTCTGCCGCACCCGGCAGGCCGTCCAAGCCCGGTGCGCCCGGGACGGCGGCCAAGCCCGGCGAGCCCGACGCCGGTACCACGCCACAGCCGACGCCCACACTGCCCACACCGCCCACAACACCCACCCCGGCTCCCACCCCCACCCCGAAGCCACCCACCAGCCCCACCACGCCCACCAACCCCGCACCCCTCACCGTCCTCGAACGGGTCGGCGACAAGGACCTGACCGCCACCGCAGGAGCCGAGTTCGCGACATCGCCGCAGGTCCGCGCCGTGGACGCGGCGGGCAAGCCGGTAGCGGGCATCCCCGTCCGCTTCCTCCTCACCGGCACCACGGACGCCCGCTTCCCCGGCGACGCGACCGCCGTCACCGTCACCAGCGGCGAGGACGGCCTGGCCACCGCGCCCACGATGCGCGCGGGCGACCGGCCCGGGTCCTTCACCGTCCGGGCGCAGGCCGAAGGCCGCCCCCTGCCCGCCGTCGCCTTCGGCATGACCGTCCAGGCCGGGCCCGCACCGAAGGCCGACACGCTCACCCGTACCTCCGACGAGGAGCTGACGGCGACCGCCGGCGGGGCCTTCCCGGACGACGCGGTGGACATCAAGGCGACGTATCGGGGCAAGGCCGCCGCGGGCGTGGCCGTCACCGCGACCATGGTCGCCGACGACCAGGAGCAGCCCGTGGAGAACGACAAGGGCCCCTACGTCAAGGACCCCGAGGCCACTGGCGCCGACCGGCACGAGCCGCTCCGCGCCCTCACCACCCTCACGACCGACGACAACGGTCTGCTCACGCTCCCGAAGATCCACACCGATACGCACACCGGGACGTTCCTGCTGCGCCTGACCACCGCCGACGGCGCCGTACTCACCGTCGAACTGAACGTCGCGCCGCCGGCCGACGGGTAA
- a CDS encoding SPW_0924 family protein, with translation MRALTAAAVGLAAALALIFTITATGAPSGRTSPKPLLTTVPKHP, from the coding sequence ATGCGCGCCCTGACCGCAGCCGCCGTCGGACTCGCCGCGGCGCTCGCCCTCATCTTCACCATCACGGCGACCGGCGCGCCCAGCGGCCGGACCTCCCCCAAGCCGCTGCTGACCACCGTCCCCAAACACCCCTGA
- a CDS encoding DUF3068 domain-containing protein has protein sequence MRRKASLVLLAFAVFFTALSPLLRWYAFPRLAKIPPSQYQEMVLEAKPATLIDYGTMKAERVPKITIVQTLKGNVAESDRIERTAGRDVVVWDTLTYVAGPDGKMVSEIPERYIFDAHSQEPVHATGEMVDGDPVRREGIEYKWPFLTERRDYTYFDAQTRTSAPIHYKGTRVFRGLEVYYFEQTIPWTKVPLPKKMPVKGITPEAVEKMGTTRWYTTKRMFWVDPVTGAPVNGQEIHKEELRGGDLLPGGGKATAFAGHVRMRDDYVDSTVALVKSQRTLVLLLTTYLPWGFLVLGAALLALSLHLEARSRRPGPGRDARPREPAPEPTPA, from the coding sequence ATGCGCCGTAAAGCCAGCCTCGTCCTCCTCGCCTTCGCCGTCTTCTTCACCGCTCTGTCGCCGTTGCTGCGCTGGTACGCCTTCCCGCGGCTCGCCAAGATCCCGCCGAGCCAGTACCAGGAGATGGTCCTGGAGGCCAAGCCCGCCACCCTCATCGACTACGGGACGATGAAGGCCGAACGAGTACCCAAGATCACCATCGTGCAGACCCTCAAGGGCAATGTCGCCGAGTCCGACCGCATCGAGCGCACCGCGGGCCGCGACGTCGTCGTCTGGGACACGCTGACCTACGTGGCCGGACCCGACGGCAAGATGGTCTCCGAGATCCCCGAGCGCTATATCTTCGACGCGCACTCCCAGGAGCCGGTGCACGCCACCGGCGAGATGGTCGACGGCGACCCGGTCCGCCGCGAGGGCATCGAGTACAAGTGGCCGTTCCTCACCGAGCGGCGCGACTACACCTACTTCGACGCCCAGACCCGCACCTCCGCCCCCATCCACTACAAGGGGACCCGCGTCTTCCGCGGCCTGGAGGTCTACTACTTCGAGCAGACCATCCCCTGGACCAAGGTCCCCCTCCCGAAGAAGATGCCGGTCAAGGGCATCACCCCGGAGGCCGTCGAGAAGATGGGGACCACCCGCTGGTACACCACCAAGCGGATGTTCTGGGTGGACCCGGTCACCGGAGCGCCGGTCAACGGCCAGGAGATCCACAAGGAAGAGCTGCGCGGCGGCGATCTGCTGCCGGGCGGCGGGAAGGCCACCGCCTTCGCCGGCCATGTGAGGATGCGCGACGACTACGTGGACTCCACCGTGGCCCTGGTGAAATCCCAGCGGACCCTCGTACTGCTGCTCACCACCTACCTCCCCTGGGGCTTCCTGGTCCTCGGCGCCGCGCTGCTCGCGTTGAGCCTCCACCTGGAAGCCCGCAGCCGCCGTCCCGGCCCCGGCCGCGACGCCCGGCCCCGCGAACCGGCGCCCGAGCCGACGCCCGCTTAG
- a CDS encoding ATP-dependent RNA helicase, whose protein sequence is MTRHDIRHAIRRDVLDQLTVRTALPALRAALDGPDGPGTAVLCAPPGTGKTTLVPLELAGLTGAGPVRRVLVAEPRRIAARAAARRMAWLLGEKVGKGATRGGSPGTESGGVSGRGGGRATGGQVGFTVRGERRAGPRTAVEVVTTGVLLQRLQRDPELAGVDVVVLDECHERHLDADTCAAFLLDVRETLRPELRLVAASATTDAEGWARLLGGAEGPAPVVEAAGVSHSVGVVWAPPERPVRPAHGMRVDPALLAHVAGVVRRALRERSGDVLCFLPGVGEIGRVAGELAGVDAEVLQVHGRAPAEVQDAVLGGGNGGRRVVLATSIAESSLTVPGVRVVVDSGLARVPRMDHARGLSALTTVRASRAAARQRAGRAGREAPGVVYRCWSEGEDGRLPRFPDPEIKVADLTAFALQAACWGDPAATGLALLDTPPAGALAAARDVLKAVGAVDAEGRATERGVRMARLGLHPRLARALLDGAREVGVRRAAEVVALLSEEPPRAYGDDLADAWRTARRGGDAYAVRWRQEARRLSSAVGASGAGGGLDVEVSEAGRGSGVEVSGSGEGADGDASRAGQSADVQAPGAGEEPGSGGAWGSRGPSDDVVAGLIAALAFPERVARARGAGSYLMASGTRAELAGTGHGPGVGTGWGRRPSPPGTGDGSRLRDAVWLAVAVADRPVAAASARVRLAAVIDEETACAAARALCSSGEEVGWSDGEVVARSVTRLGAIELAARPLTAPDPGLLREAVVSGLRQEGLGLLRWSAGAPALRQRMAFLHRELGAPWPDVSDAALVERVEEWLGVELGQVRRRGDLARIDAGQALTRLLPWATGDAARLDELAPERIEVPSGSRVRVDYSGEQPVLAVKLQEMFGRQESPRVADGRVPVLVHLLSPAGHPAAVTADLASFWRDGYRSVRAELRGRYPKHPWPENPSMAEPTRHTTARLKRG, encoded by the coding sequence GTGACCCGCCACGACATCCGCCACGCCATCCGTCGCGACGTCCTCGATCAGCTGACCGTTCGTACCGCGCTGCCCGCGCTGCGTGCCGCCCTTGACGGGCCCGACGGCCCCGGCACCGCCGTGCTCTGCGCGCCGCCGGGCACCGGCAAGACGACCCTGGTGCCCCTGGAGCTCGCGGGCCTGACGGGCGCGGGGCCGGTGCGGCGGGTGCTCGTCGCCGAGCCGCGCCGGATCGCGGCGCGGGCCGCGGCACGGCGGATGGCCTGGCTGCTGGGCGAGAAGGTCGGAAAAGGAGCGACGCGAGGGGGGTCCCCCGGGACGGAGTCTGGGGGAGTTTCCGGCCGGGGTGGTGGTCGGGCGACGGGTGGGCAGGTGGGGTTCACGGTGCGCGGGGAGCGGCGGGCCGGACCCCGTACGGCCGTGGAAGTGGTGACCACCGGGGTGCTGCTGCAGCGGCTGCAGCGGGATCCGGAGCTGGCCGGTGTCGATGTGGTGGTGCTCGACGAATGCCACGAGCGGCATCTGGACGCCGATACCTGCGCGGCCTTCCTGCTGGACGTACGGGAGACGCTGCGGCCGGAGCTGCGGCTGGTGGCGGCGTCGGCGACGACTGACGCCGAGGGGTGGGCCCGGCTGCTGGGCGGTGCGGAGGGGCCCGCGCCGGTGGTCGAGGCGGCGGGCGTGTCGCATTCCGTGGGCGTGGTGTGGGCGCCTCCGGAGCGGCCGGTGCGACCGGCGCACGGGATGCGGGTCGATCCGGCGCTGCTGGCGCATGTCGCGGGCGTGGTGCGGCGCGCGCTGCGGGAGCGGTCGGGGGATGTGCTGTGTTTCCTGCCCGGGGTCGGGGAGATCGGGCGCGTGGCCGGGGAGCTGGCCGGGGTGGATGCCGAGGTGCTGCAGGTGCACGGTCGCGCGCCGGCCGAGGTGCAGGACGCCGTGTTGGGCGGCGGCAATGGCGGGCGGCGGGTGGTGCTCGCCACGTCGATCGCGGAGTCGAGCCTGACCGTGCCGGGTGTGCGTGTGGTGGTGGACAGCGGGCTGGCGCGGGTGCCGCGGATGGACCATGCGCGTGGGCTGAGCGCGCTCACGACGGTACGGGCTTCGCGGGCGGCGGCGCGTCAGCGGGCCGGGCGGGCCGGGCGCGAGGCACCGGGTGTGGTCTATCGCTGCTGGTCAGAAGGGGAGGACGGGCGGCTGCCGCGCTTCCCCGACCCGGAGATCAAGGTCGCGGACCTGACGGCGTTCGCGCTTCAGGCGGCGTGCTGGGGGGATCCGGCGGCGACCGGGCTGGCCCTGCTGGACACACCACCGGCGGGAGCGCTTGCGGCGGCGCGGGATGTGCTGAAGGCGGTCGGCGCGGTGGACGCGGAAGGCCGGGCGACGGAGCGCGGCGTACGGATGGCGCGGCTCGGCCTGCATCCGCGGCTGGCCCGCGCGCTGCTGGACGGCGCGCGCGAGGTCGGTGTGCGGCGGGCGGCGGAGGTGGTGGCCCTGCTGAGCGAGGAGCCGCCGCGCGCGTACGGGGATGATCTGGCGGATGCGTGGCGTACGGCGCGGCGTGGTGGTGACGCGTACGCCGTCAGGTGGCGGCAGGAGGCGCGGCGGTTGTCGTCGGCGGTCGGTGCGTCGGGGGCCGGTGGAGGCCTGGATGTCGAGGTTTCGGAGGCCGGTCGGGGCTCGGGCGTCGAGGTTTCGGGATCGGGCGAGGGCGCGGACGGCGATGCTTCCAGGGCGGGCCAGAGCGCAGACGTTCAGGCTCCGGGGGCAGGCGAGGAGCCCGGGTCGGGGGGTGCCTGGGGCAGTCGGGGCCCGAGCGACGACGTTGTCGCCGGGCTCATCGCCGCGCTTGCGTTTCCGGAGCGGGTGGCGCGGGCGCGCGGGGCCGGGAGTTACCTCATGGCCTCCGGGACGAGAGCCGAGTTGGCCGGGACTGGGCACGGTCCGGGGGTGGGCACCGGATGGGGGCGCCGGCCAAGCCCTCCAGGCACTGGGGACGGTTCGCGCCTGCGGGATGCGGTATGGCTGGCCGTCGCGGTGGCCGACCGGCCGGTGGCGGCGGCGTCCGCACGGGTGCGGCTCGCGGCGGTGATCGACGAGGAGACGGCGTGTGCCGCGGCACGGGCGCTGTGTTCCTCGGGCGAGGAGGTCGGCTGGTCCGACGGGGAGGTGGTGGCCAGGAGCGTGACCCGGCTGGGGGCGATCGAGCTGGCGGCCCGTCCGCTCACGGCGCCGGATCCCGGTCTGTTGCGGGAGGCGGTGGTGTCCGGGCTGCGGCAGGAGGGCCTGGGGCTGCTGCGGTGGTCGGCGGGCGCGCCGGCGTTGCGGCAGCGGATGGCCTTTCTGCACCGGGAGTTGGGTGCGCCATGGCCCGATGTGTCGGATGCGGCGCTTGTGGAGCGCGTCGAGGAGTGGCTGGGGGTGGAGCTCGGGCAGGTGCGACGGCGCGGCGATCTGGCGCGGATCGACGCGGGGCAGGCGCTGACCCGTCTGCTGCCGTGGGCGACCGGTGACGCGGCGCGTCTTGACGAGCTGGCGCCGGAGCGTATCGAGGTGCCCAGTGGTTCGCGGGTGCGCGTGGACTACAGCGGTGAGCAGCCGGTGCTGGCCGTCAAGCTGCAGGAGATGTTCGGCCGGCAGGAGTCGCCGCGGGTGGCGGACGGGCGGGTGCCCGTCCTCGTGCACCTGCTGTCCCCCGCCGGGCACCCGGCGGCCGTCACGGCCGATCTCGCGTCGTTCTGGCGGGACGGATACCGGTCCGTGCGTGCGGAGTTGCGCGGCCGCTACCCCAAGCACCCCTGGCCGGAGAACCCTTCGATGGCCGAGCCGACACGTCACACAACGGCCCGGCTCAAACGGGGCTGA